A region of Lycium barbarum isolate Lr01 chromosome 1, ASM1917538v2, whole genome shotgun sequence DNA encodes the following proteins:
- the LOC132624476 gene encoding uncharacterized protein LOC132624476 — translation MADMAGGIPESLEKTEPVVSRVRRNSTGSLGFEMGESKVLSRYLGVPTRSCHDMCKFGFEHDSPTKAKIPRPTRCGATLGKIPEWKRVPGSAKPPSEIKNQTTCQVNGQEIPTSTKKAAAFANHQSDFPSRIHQRRYSDIFIPGRSSKLQESLLAGSSSRQNHSCKMEEHGGSSELRKKKNVVTSTVSVSPKSSVKKVSSTTSSSNSPRKASHVNSRTNFTPSKTGKISYENDTKKSSYLRESKPKRHTTGISESSNAKESSLDRDVPRRGKMASLPLCSPSSPASSGGDSSRKNGPTQPSISSSTSANESFNSDGTCSSTKQNGTTTQKQDIKPQRAGQVGLENEDCSPKLLKFKKGKTTDIESENSSPRRQKFRQVTVQDKRENENGNGNPGGKSLSRSTADGHSDAATKSEVMTVNLRSHAIEDTKATPSLFNNVLEVTASKLAETRRSKVKALVGAFETIISLQDPKSSPLIGRS, via the coding sequence ATGGCTGATATGGCTGGTGGCATACCTGAAAGCCTGGAAAAAACCGAGCCTGTAGTCAGTCGTGTGAGAAGGAACTCAACTGGTAGCCTAGGTTTTGAAATGGGCGAATCCAAGGTCTTGTCACGTTATCTTGGCGTTCCAACACGTTCGTGTCATGATATGTGCAAATTTGGTTTTGAACATGATTCTCCAACAAAGGCAAAGATTCCCCGGCCCACGAGATGTGGAGCAACATTAGGGAAAATCCCAGAATGGAAGAGAGTACCAGGCTCAGCTAAACCACCTTCAGAGATCAAGAACCAGACAACTTGCCAAGTCAATGGACAGGAAATCCCAACATCCACCAAAAAAGCAGCAGCTTTTGCAAATCATCAAAGTGATTTTCCTTCAAGAATCCATCAAAGAAGATACAGTGACATCTTTATACCAGGGAGGTCTTCGAAACTTCAAGAGTCTCTATTGGCTGGATCAAGCAGTAGACAAAACCACAGCTGTAAAATGGAGGAGCACGGTGGATCCTCCGagctaagaaagaaaaagaatgtTGTTACCTCAACTGTTTCAGTGTCTCCAAAATCTTCTGTGAAGAAGGTATCAAGCACAACATCCAGTAGCAACTCCCCAAGAAAGGCATCTCACGTTAACAGTAGGACTAATTTTACACCAAGCAAGACTGGGAAAATCAGTTATGAAAATGATACAAAGAAGTCGTCGTATCTTAGAGAATCGAAGCCTAAAAGACACACTACAGGGATTTCAGAAAGTAGTAATGCCAAAGAATCCTCTTTGGATAGAGACGTTCCAAGACGAGGGAAGATGGCTTCATTACCCCTTTGTTCCCCATCCTCTCCTGCATCTTCAGGCGGCGATAGCTCAAGAAAAAATGGGCCCACCCAGCCTTCCATTTCCTCATCAACTTCAGCAAATGAGTCTTTTAACAGTGATGGAACATGCTCTAGCACCAAACAAAATGGAACTACAACTCAAAAGCAAGACATAAAACCTCAGAGGGCTGGACAAGTTGGGTTAGAAAATGAAGATTGCAGTCCTAAACTGCTCAAGTTCAAAAAAGGAAAGACAACTGATATCGAGTCTGAGAATTCCAGTCCAAGGAGACAAAAGTTTAGGCAAGTCACCGTACAAGATAAGCGCGAAAATGAAAATGGTAATGGTAATCCTGGAGGAAAAAGCTTGAGCAGATCCACTGCTGATGGCCATTCAGATGCTGCTACTAAAAGCGAAGTTATGACAGTAAATCTTCGATCCCATGCTATAGAAGACACAAAAGCAACTCCCAGTTTATTCAACAACGTACTTGAAGTTACTGCAAGCAAGCTTGCCGAGACCAGGAGAAGCAAGGTCAAGGCATTGGTGGGTGCTTTTGAAACTATAATCTCCCTTCAGGATCCAAAATCCTCTCCACTAATTGGAAGATCATAA
- the LOC132616978 gene encoding lysM domain receptor-like kinase 3 translates to MASWCCILILYFLFPLSPNITTNFASGAPTQLTNIYPFPCSDHIKTCSAFLYQHNSLSKLSITKFYSINASAIEPISHDDRQDYLVTVPCTCKDVDGTVGYFYDTSYKLQLHDTFANVSNDIYSGQAWKVGGEEKYQAWDVVTMHLLCGCADDEEKTVVTYTVQQHDTLSSIGDALSSQVSDIENLNPHLTSPQFVDVGWLIYVPMYKNGVPALPSSTGKKHKAHKWTVLVGILSAVTVLSICTVMIFIHRRKRWQRRDKKDPAAISKSFSTKKTMSSQKKYMYKDHTEDMPVFESERQVIYSLEEIAEATSNFDESGIIGQGGYGSVYYGRIEKQEVAIKKMRSNKSKEFIAELKVLCKIHHINVVELLGYASGDDHLYLVYEYVPNGSLNEHLHQPMLKGHKPLSWTTRTQIALDTARGIEYIHDHTKSRYVHRDIKTSNILLDEAMRAKVADFGLAKLVGRTNEDEFLATRLVGTPGYLPPESVKELQITTKTDVFAFGVVLAELITGKRALIRENGDPNKMKSLISIIHEIFQDEDPESTLESFIDENLSGYYPMEDIYKMAEIADWCLSENAINRPEIREVVVALSQIRTSSTEWEASLGGDSMDNNVSSSTEKFIESGLYAVMQHKIQYLMLGLNMLTSASATASIHG, encoded by the exons ATGGCTTCTTGGTGTTGCATCCTTATTCTTTACTTCCTGTTTCCTCTGTCTCCTAACATCACAACAAATTTCGCTTCTGGTGCACCAACTCAATTAACCAACATCTACCCTTTCCCATGCTCCGATCACATCAAGACGTGCAGCGCTTTCCTCTATCAGCACAACAGTCTCTCGAAACTGAGTATCACCAAATTTTACTCTATCAATGCATCAGCAATCGAGCCGATTAGCCATGATGACAGACAAGACTACCTAGTAACTGTACCTTGCACTTGCAAAGATGTTGATGGAACTGTTGGATATTTCTACGACACGAGTTACAAGCTGCAGCTACACGATACATTTGCAAATGTTTCTAATGATATTTATAGTGGACAGGCTTGGAAAGTGGGAGGAGAAGAAAAGTACCAGGCTTGGGATGTTGTCACTATGCATCTCTTGTGTGGATGTGCGGATGATGAGGAAAAAACTGTGGTGACATATACTGTTCAGCAGCATGATACTTTGTCAAGTATTGGAGATGCACTTTCTTCTCAAGTCAGTGACATAGAGAACTTGAACCCTCACTTGACAAGTCCACAGTTTGTAGATGTTGGATGGTTGATATATGTGCCAATGTACAAAAATGGTGTTCCAGCTCTACCAAGTAGTACTG GAAAGAAGCACAAAGCACACAAATGGACGGTATTAGTTGGAATATTATCAGCTGTGACAGTACTTTCAATCTGCACTGTGATGATATTTATTCACAGGAGAAAGAGATGGCAGAGACGCGACAAGAAGGATCCTGCAGCTATTTCCAAAAGCTTTAGTACTAAAAAAACCATGTCTTCGCAGAAGAAGTACATGTATAAAGATCATACTGAAG ACATGCCAGTTTTTGAATCAGAAAGGCAAGTAATATATAGTCTTGAAGAAATTGCAGAAGCTACAAGCAATTTTGATGAGTCCGGCATAATTGGACAAGGTGGATATGGGAGTGTGTATTATGGGAGAATTGAGAAGCAG GAAGTTGCAATAAAAAAGATGAGGTCTAACAAGTCCAAGGAGTTTATAGCAGAGCTCAAAGTTTTATGCAAGATACATCACATAAATGTG GTGGAGCTCTTGGGTTATGCCAGCGGGGATGATCACCTCTACTTGGTCTATGAGTATGTTCCGAATGGCTCTCTCAATGAACATCTTCATCAACCAATGCTAAAAG GTCATAAGCCTCTAAGTTGGACTACAAGAACACAGATTGCTTTAGATACAGCAAGGGGCATTGAGTATATACATGACCATACAAAATCTCGGTATGTTCACCGTGATATAAAAACGAGTAACATTCTACTGGATGAAGCCATGAGAGCTAAG GTTGCAGATTTTGGTCTGGCAAAACTAGTTGGTCGAACCAACGAAGATGAATTCTTAGCGACCCGCCTTGTTGGAACACCAGGATATCTTCCCCCTGA ATCTGTGAAAGAGCTGCAGATAACTACCAAAACAGATGTTTTTGCATTTGGAGTAGTTCTTGCAGAACTGATAACAGGAAAACGCGCACTCATTCGTGAAAATGGGGATCCAAACAAGATGAAATCACTCATCTCAATT ATTCATGAAATTTTCCAAGATGAGGATCCAGAGTCAACATTGGAATCCTTTATAGATGAGAATCTCAGTGGATATTATCCCATGGAAGATATATACAAG ATGGCAGAAATTGCAGACTGGTGCCTAAGTGAAAATGCAATTAACAGACCAGAAATTCGGGAGGTGGTTGTTGCATTATCTCAAATCAGGACCTCATCCACAGAATGGGAGGCATCATTAGGAGGCGATAGCATG GATAACAATGTGTCATCCTCAACAGAGAAATTTATAGAGTCTGGACTTTATGCTGTTATGCAGCATAAAATCCAGTACTTGATGTTAGGACTTAATATGCTAACAAGTGCCTCAGCTACTGCAAGCATACATGGATGA